In Aliiglaciecola sp. LCG003, a genomic segment contains:
- the atpF gene encoding F0F1 ATP synthase subunit B produces MNINATLLGELIAFIFFVWFCMKYVWPPIMGAIEERQQKIADGLAASERGEKDLELAQHKATELLKDAKSQAAEIIEQAKKRSTQIVDEETQRGHSEREKIIAQGHTEIEAERNRVKEDLRKQVAVLAVAGAEKILGREIDAAAQSDIVEKLVAEL; encoded by the coding sequence TTGAATATCAATGCCACTCTACTAGGCGAATTAATAGCATTTATATTCTTCGTGTGGTTCTGCATGAAGTATGTATGGCCCCCTATAATGGGCGCTATTGAAGAACGCCAACAAAAAATTGCGGACGGCTTAGCTGCGTCAGAACGAGGTGAAAAAGACCTTGAATTGGCACAACATAAAGCAACCGAGCTTCTCAAAGATGCTAAGTCTCAAGCGGCTGAAATCATCGAACAAGCGAAAAAGCGTTCTACGCAAATCGTCGATGAAGAAACCCAACGTGGTCATTCTGAGCGTGAAAAAATCATCGCACAGGGTCACACTGAGATCGAAGCAGAGCGTAACCGTGTGAAGGAAGATCTGCGTAAGCAAGTAGCAGTTTTGGCTGTTGCAGGTGCTGAGAAGATTTTGGGTCGAGAAATCGACGCCGCTGCACAAAGTGACATAGTTGAAAAACTTGTCGCTGAGCTATAA
- a CDS encoding ATP synthase subunit I — protein sequence MATSLSHVGRQLARKVLIFQTIVSIVSAVIFTLLAGKNSGISAALGGVSCLIPAFIFAHFAFKYAGATQNKLVVQSFSKGNKLKFFMTIILFALALKWSEIQFLPLIVTYIITVAAQWPIIIFLHRVDKLT from the coding sequence TTGGCAACTAGTTTGAGCCATGTAGGTCGACAGTTGGCCAGAAAAGTTCTGATTTTTCAGACGATAGTTTCCATTGTCAGTGCTGTTATTTTTACCCTCTTAGCTGGGAAAAATAGTGGTATATCAGCAGCTTTGGGTGGTGTTAGCTGTCTTATACCAGCATTCATATTTGCCCATTTTGCGTTTAAATATGCTGGCGCTACGCAAAACAAGTTGGTAGTGCAGAGTTTTAGCAAAGGCAATAAACTGAAATTTTTTATGACCATCATTTTATTCGCCTTAGCGCTGAAGTGGTCTGAAATTCAGTTTTTACCGTTAATAGTCACATATATTATTACGGTAGCGGCCCAGTGGCCGATAATCATTTTTTTACATCGGGTTGATAAGCTCACTTAG
- the atpE gene encoding F0F1 ATP synthase subunit C — translation MEILGNLYIAVGILIGLCALGPAIGFGILGGKFLESAARQPELAPTLQVKMFIVAGLIDAIAMIGVAIALFLLFVESAKFAV, via the coding sequence ATGGAAATCTTGGGTAATCTATATATCGCAGTTGGTATTTTGATTGGTCTATGTGCATTGGGTCCTGCTATTGGATTCGGTATATTGGGTGGTAAATTCTTAGAGTCTGCTGCACGCCAACCAGAGCTTGCTCCAACACTACAAGTTAAAATGTTCATCGTAGCGGGTCTTATCGATGCTATCGCGATGATCGGTGTTGCTATCGCTCTATTCTTGTTGTTCGTTGAAAGCGCGAAGTTCGCTGTTTAA
- the atpB gene encoding F0F1 ATP synthase subunit A, protein MAGSGGEQTISGYIQHHLTNAAVGEGFWTFHVDTLAWSVVLGLVFILSFRAVAKKATAGVPGKWQATVELIVEFVSDTVKSTYHGKSPLIAPLALTIFVWVLLMNFMDLIPVDFLPSFAQFIGGQLGYDPSHVYMKVVPTTDVNMTFALSIGVFILMIYYSVKIKGFGGFMKELYAHPFNTPWLYWFNFILEVVSLLAKPLSLSLRLFGNLYAGELIFILIAGTMGLWQLPLHFMWAAFHLLVIPLQAFIFMMLTIVYLSLASEEH, encoded by the coding sequence ATGGCAGGATCGGGTGGCGAACAAACCATTAGCGGTTATATTCAGCACCATTTGACCAATGCGGCAGTCGGAGAAGGGTTTTGGACCTTTCACGTCGATACGCTGGCATGGTCTGTGGTTCTTGGATTAGTGTTTATTTTAAGTTTTCGTGCAGTAGCTAAAAAAGCCACTGCTGGGGTACCAGGAAAATGGCAAGCGACGGTTGAGTTAATCGTTGAGTTTGTTTCAGATACGGTGAAAAGCACCTATCATGGTAAAAGTCCTCTTATTGCGCCATTAGCGTTAACCATCTTTGTATGGGTATTGCTGATGAACTTTATGGATTTAATCCCTGTCGATTTCTTGCCTTCATTTGCACAATTTATTGGTGGTCAACTCGGTTATGATCCGAGCCACGTTTATATGAAAGTGGTACCTACCACTGACGTGAACATGACTTTCGCTTTGTCTATTGGCGTCTTTATTTTGATGATTTACTATTCGGTCAAAATTAAAGGCTTCGGCGGCTTTATGAAGGAGCTATATGCTCATCCGTTTAACACGCCGTGGTTATACTGGTTCAACTTTATCCTTGAAGTAGTTTCGTTACTTGCCAAACCTTTGTCATTGTCATTGCGTTTGTTCGGTAACTTGTACGCTGGTGAGCTGATATTCATCCTGATTGCGGGCACTATGGGGCTATGGCAGTTGCCGTTGCATTTCATGTGGGCTGCATTCCACTTATTGGTTATTCCTTTGCAAGCGTTCATTTTCATGATGTTAACCATCGTGTATTTGAGCCTAGCAAGTGAAGAGCATTAA
- a CDS encoding ParA family protein: MAKVIAIANQKGGVGKTTTAVNVAASMAATKRKVLLIDLDPQGNATMGSGVDKYDVESTCYELLIEEKPIQDVVITETSGKYDLIAGNSDVTAAEIKLMEVFARELRLRNALAPVRDYYDYIFIDCPPSLNQLTVNAMAAADSVLVPMQCEYYALEGLTALMDTIKKLASVVNPDLKIEGVLRTMYDPRNRLANDVSEQLKRHFGEQVYRTVIPRNVRLAEAPSFGAPAMYYDKSSTGAKAYLALAGEILRRRDKNMKKAS; this comes from the coding sequence TTGGCGAAAGTCATAGCAATTGCAAATCAAAAAGGTGGAGTGGGTAAAACTACCACGGCAGTCAATGTTGCTGCATCCATGGCTGCTACCAAACGAAAAGTATTATTAATCGACTTGGATCCGCAGGGCAACGCCACTATGGGAAGTGGTGTTGATAAATATGATGTTGAATCCACTTGTTACGAGTTGCTGATCGAAGAAAAACCGATTCAAGATGTGGTGATCACCGAAACCAGCGGTAAATACGATTTAATCGCTGGTAATAGTGACGTTACCGCTGCAGAAATAAAGTTAATGGAAGTCTTCGCTCGTGAATTACGCCTGCGAAATGCTTTGGCGCCGGTGCGAGATTATTACGATTATATTTTTATTGATTGTCCGCCTTCTTTAAACCAATTAACCGTTAATGCAATGGCGGCCGCTGATTCAGTGCTAGTGCCCATGCAGTGCGAGTACTATGCTCTGGAAGGCTTAACTGCGTTAATGGACACCATTAAAAAACTGGCATCAGTGGTCAATCCAGATTTAAAAATTGAGGGTGTACTTCGCACCATGTATGATCCGCGTAATCGACTTGCCAATGACGTGTCTGAACAACTCAAACGTCATTTTGGTGAGCAAGTTTATCGTACTGTTATTCCCCGTAATGTGCGTCTAGCCGAAGCGCCAAGTTTTGGTGCACCTGCGATGTATTACGACAAATCGTCCACTGGCGCAAAAGCGTATTTAGCCTTGGCAGGTGAGATATTGCGCCGCCGTGATAAAAATATGAAAAAAGCCAGTTAA
- a CDS encoding ParB/RepB/Spo0J family partition protein, protein MSSKKRGLGRGLDALLATSNANTKQESSISESESELQKIPIEFLQPGKYQPRKDMSPEALDDLASSIRSQGIIQPIVVRQVGEQKYEIIAGERRWRASQLAQQEVVPCIIKNVPDEAAVAIALIENIQREDLNAMEEAQALDRLMTEFELTHQEVAEAVGKSRTTVTNLLRLNNLNEDVKLLLEHGDIEMGHARALLALTGELQTDAAQTVSGKGMTVRDTENLVRKLLEPAKAKTEQSIDPDVQRLQNELSENLGAAVTIAHNAKGKGKLVINFSSLDELDGILTHIK, encoded by the coding sequence ATGTCGTCGAAGAAAAGAGGTTTAGGAAGAGGACTTGATGCACTGCTTGCAACAAGCAATGCAAATACCAAGCAAGAGTCTAGTATTTCCGAAAGTGAAAGCGAATTGCAAAAAATACCGATTGAATTTTTGCAACCGGGTAAATATCAACCTCGTAAAGACATGTCGCCAGAAGCGTTAGATGATTTAGCTTCTTCAATTCGTTCTCAAGGGATCATTCAACCTATAGTGGTACGTCAGGTTGGCGAACAAAAATATGAGATTATTGCCGGTGAACGTCGCTGGCGGGCCTCGCAATTAGCCCAGCAAGAAGTTGTGCCTTGTATTATCAAAAACGTTCCTGATGAAGCTGCTGTTGCGATTGCGCTGATTGAAAACATACAGCGAGAAGACCTTAATGCAATGGAAGAAGCACAAGCATTAGACCGTCTGATGACAGAATTTGAGTTAACTCACCAAGAAGTGGCTGAAGCCGTAGGTAAATCTCGAACTACCGTCACAAATTTATTACGTCTGAATAATCTTAATGAAGATGTAAAGTTATTATTAGAACACGGTGATATTGAAATGGGTCACGCCCGTGCCCTACTCGCTTTAACAGGTGAGCTGCAAACCGATGCCGCACAAACGGTTTCGGGTAAAGGTATGACGGTAAGAGATACCGAAAACTTAGTGCGTAAGCTTCTTGAGCCTGCTAAGGCCAAAACGGAGCAAAGTATTGATCCTGATGTGCAGCGTTTACAGAATGAATTATCTGAAAATCTTGGCGCGGCGGTAACTATTGCCCACAATGCAAAAGGCAAAGGAAAATTGGTCATCAATTTTTCCAGTTTGGATGAGCTAGACGGTATTCTGACACACATTAAATAA